A genomic segment from Acidimicrobiales bacterium encodes:
- a CDS encoding SAF domain-containing protein, whose product MLGAFLVLGGVFAFVAVSASFDERTAVLVAARSLRPGETIATDDLRAEEIALSGSAVDAIPADRAVDVVGMVTTGPVEQGEVLSGADLARRRPLEPGSAVVGAVLAPGAAPVSTLRAGEVVNVVAAPPEGTEPGRATVLTAATVYEVEAVSDTPAGGWVVSLVVPEDAQAAVAAAAAGDRLRLTLVPADDAATATADVSGSPGGEVNEDGRP is encoded by the coding sequence GTGCTCGGTGCGTTCCTCGTGCTCGGGGGCGTGTTCGCGTTCGTAGCGGTGTCGGCGTCGTTCGATGAGCGAACCGCGGTCCTCGTCGCGGCGAGGTCGCTTCGACCCGGCGAGACGATCGCAACCGACGACCTGCGCGCGGAGGAGATCGCCCTCTCGGGGTCGGCTGTCGACGCCATCCCGGCCGACCGGGCCGTCGACGTCGTCGGCATGGTCACCACCGGACCCGTCGAGCAGGGTGAGGTTCTTTCCGGCGCAGACCTGGCACGGCGGCGGCCGCTCGAGCCCGGCTCGGCGGTCGTCGGCGCCGTCCTCGCGCCCGGCGCGGCACCGGTCTCGACGCTCCGGGCCGGCGAGGTCGTGAACGTCGTCGCCGCTCCGCCCGAGGGAACGGAGCCTGGTCGGGCGACCGTGCTGACCGCGGCGACGGTGTACGAGGTCGAAGCGGTCAGCGACACTCCGGCAGGGGGCTGGGTCGTGTCGCTGGTGGTCCCCGAGGACGCCCAGGCGGCGGTCGCAGCCGCCGCGGCGGGAGATCGCCTGCGCCTCACGCTCGTCCCCGCGGACGACGCAGCCACAGCAACTGCCGATGTCTCTGGCTCGCCGGGCGGCGAGGTGAACGAGGACGGTCGTCCGTGA
- a CDS encoding ATPase, T2SS/T4P/T4SS family, with translation MTPRASLELGRQVERQVAERLEEERRRREASGGPPLELVDEQMLSRELVNQALTALRAEWVRGEAVALSSYEEDDLAAQVWHRLWGLGRLTQLVAEDASIENVDASGCDVVWVTYADGRRERGPAIAESDADLVHTLARAARRLGQTERRFDTGVPRLDLALPDGNRLFAVMAVTRRPAVSLRVHRHRLVTLDELFELGTVDDLVRDVLAGAVRGRCNIVVCGGTDAGKTTLLRALVHEVPPSERLVTIESNFELHLHLDPERHPNVVELEERQANTEGVGGVSMWDLTRDALRMNPDRVLVGEVRGGEVIPMLKAMSQGNDGSMCTLHADSTQSALSRMQLYAAEAPERLPFDAAAALISHAVDLVVHLAKRTREHIGERRGGRVVTAIREVVGAEASTVVSNEVFAPDAAGRATPTGVAFTGRTAARLHQGGFDVRWLLEKAG, from the coding sequence GTGACGCCCCGAGCGTCGCTCGAGCTCGGCCGGCAGGTCGAACGTCAGGTCGCCGAGCGGCTCGAGGAGGAGCGCCGTCGGAGAGAAGCGTCGGGTGGGCCGCCACTCGAACTGGTCGACGAGCAGATGCTCTCCCGCGAGCTCGTCAACCAGGCGCTCACCGCGCTGCGGGCCGAGTGGGTTCGCGGTGAGGCGGTCGCGCTGTCGAGTTACGAGGAGGACGACCTCGCCGCACAGGTGTGGCACCGCCTGTGGGGACTCGGGCGCCTGACGCAGCTGGTTGCCGAGGACGCGTCGATCGAGAACGTCGACGCCTCCGGTTGCGACGTCGTCTGGGTCACCTACGCGGACGGCAGACGGGAGCGGGGGCCGGCGATCGCCGAGTCCGATGCGGACCTCGTGCACACGCTCGCCCGGGCCGCTCGCCGCCTCGGTCAGACGGAGCGCCGCTTCGACACCGGAGTGCCCCGGCTCGACCTCGCCCTCCCCGACGGCAACCGGCTGTTCGCCGTCATGGCGGTGACCCGGCGGCCGGCCGTCTCGCTCCGCGTCCACCGGCACCGCCTCGTCACACTCGACGAGCTGTTCGAGCTCGGCACCGTCGACGACCTCGTGCGGGACGTCCTCGCCGGTGCGGTTCGAGGACGCTGCAACATCGTCGTCTGCGGGGGGACCGACGCCGGGAAGACGACCCTTCTCCGAGCGCTCGTTCACGAGGTGCCGCCGAGCGAGCGCCTCGTCACCATCGAGTCGAACTTCGAGCTGCACCTCCACCTCGACCCGGAGCGGCATCCGAACGTGGTCGAGCTTGAGGAGCGGCAGGCGAACACCGAGGGCGTCGGTGGCGTGTCGATGTGGGACCTCACTCGCGATGCGCTGCGCATGAATCCCGATCGCGTCCTGGTGGGCGAGGTTCGCGGCGGCGAGGTGATCCCGATGCTGAAGGCCATGTCGCAGGGCAACGACGGCTCGATGTGCACGCTGCACGCCGACTCGACGCAGTCCGCGCTGTCGAGGATGCAGCTGTACGCGGCCGAGGCACCGGAGCGCCTGCCTTTCGACGCCGCCGCGGCGCTCATCTCCCACGCCGTCGACCTGGTCGTCCATCTGGCGAAGCGGACCCGTGAGCACATCGGGGAGCGCCGAGGAGGGCGCGTCGTCACGGCGATCCGCGAGGTCGTGGGTGCCGAGGCGTCCACGGTGGTCAGCAACGAGGTGTTCGCACCCGACGCCGCCGGTCGCGCGACGCCGA